GCGACGCCTCCGTCCACCGGGCCCGGCTGCGGCACCGCAGCGGAGCGCTGCTGGAGGTCGACCTCCGACTGCTGGCCGGGGTGCCCTGGTCGCTGGTGGTCGCGGTGCCGGCGCGCCCGTCTGCGGCCTGGGACGGGGACTCAGCACTGGCCCGTGCCCTGTTCGAGCAGGACCGGATTCCCCTCGCCGAGTTCGACACCAACCTGCGCCTGATCCGCAGCAACCCCGCCTTCGAACTGCTGCGCCCCGACAGCGCCGCCGCCGACTGGCCGGCCGAGCTTGCGGGCAGCGGGAGCGACGGGACCGTCCGGGCGGCGCTCGCCCGGATCGTGGACGGCGGGACGTCGACGGCCGGGGCCGAGTACCTGTGGCGCTCCGCCGGCTCCAAGCGGATGCTGCCGCTCACCTGCTTCGCGATCCGGGACCCGCTCGGTGCCCTGACCGGCGTCGCCGTCGCCGTCACCGAGGCCACCGACCGTCGGCGCGACCGCAGCCGCACCGGCGCCGAGCCGGGCGGGGCCGAGGTCGGCAGCTCGCTCGACGTGGTGCACAACGCCCGTGACCTGGCCGAGGCGCTGGTCCCGGCCATGGGCGACCTGGTGGCCGTCGACTTCCCCGATGACGTACTCCAGGGACGCGATCCGCCGCTGGGCTACCCGGGCATGGCGGCCTCGGCCCCGCGCCGGGTGGCGGTGAAGTCCGCCGACGGCGTCTGGCCGCGCGCGATGGTCCAGCTCGGCGAGGCGATTCCGATGGTCACCGACCAGGCCGAGAGCGCCGCCATCGCGGTCGGGAGGGTGTTCGAGGTCGACCCGGCGACGGGGCGCAAACTGCTCGCCCACGACCCGGAGCTGCTGGCCCTGCTGATGCCCGAGGGGATGCGCTCCGCGCTGCTCTGTCCGCTGTACCACCGCAGCCGCCTCTTCGGAAATGTGACACTCTGGCGCACCACCGACCCCGTGCCCTTCGACGACACCGACCTCAAACTCCTGCAGGACCTCTGCGACCGCACCGCGATCGGCCTGGACCACGCGTTCAGCTACACTCGCGAACACAAGACCGCCATCGCCCTGCAGCGCAGCCTGCTGCCACCCAACGCGACCGAGAGCACCGCCTGCGAGACGGCCGGCACCTACCTGCCGGCCGACGGCAACCTCAGCGTCGGCGGCGACTGGTTCGACGCCATCGCGATGTCCTCGCTGCGGGTCGGGCTCGTCGTCGGCGACGTGGTCGGCCACGGGCTCCAGGCCACCGCCACCATGGCCCGGCTGCGCACCGCCGTACAGACCCTGGCCGACCTCGACGTGCCGCCCGACGAACTGCTCAGCCACCTCGACGACCTCGTCCAGCGGATGGCAGCGGAGGCCGACGAGCCCGACACCGTCGGCGCCACCTGCCTGTTCGCCGTCTACGACCCGGTCAGCCGGGAGTGCCAGGT
The Streptacidiphilus albus JL83 genome window above contains:
- a CDS encoding SpoIIE family protein phosphatase; this translates as MKPRIPTAPSSSAPLAGAAAALVDDAGRIVWWSSAAAELLGRSDGEVIGRPARELLAAPGPGPAPASGPAPAPRSGDASVHRARLRHRSGALLEVDLRLLAGVPWSLVVAVPARPSAAWDGDSALARALFEQDRIPLAEFDTNLRLIRSNPAFELLRPDSAAADWPAELAGSGSDGTVRAALARIVDGGTSTAGAEYLWRSAGSKRMLPLTCFAIRDPLGALTGVAVAVTEATDRRRDRSRTGAEPGGAEVGSSLDVVHNARDLAEALVPAMGDLVAVDFPDDVLQGRDPPLGYPGMAASAPRRVAVKSADGVWPRAMVQLGEAIPMVTDQAESAAIAVGRVFEVDPATGRKLLAHDPELLALLMPEGMRSALLCPLYHRSRLFGNVTLWRTTDPVPFDDTDLKLLQDLCDRTAIGLDHAFSYTREHKTAIALQRSLLPPNATESTACETAGTYLPADGNLSVGGDWFDAIAMSSLRVGLVVGDVVGHGLQATATMARLRTAVQTLADLDVPPDELLSHLDDLVQRMAAEADEPDTVGATCLFAVYDPVSRECQVASAGHPPPAVIVPGGEAHYLELVPGPSLGVGENPFEVTSVTLPPGSLLALYTDGLTGRDPVTGPPRLLGRLDRANRPGRPLEEVGSELTGLLPTGTDHPGDDATLLLARTRAIFGSDTAVWEYPADLSAVETARNDATAQLERWGLQEQMFATELIVSELVTNAIRYTGGPAVLRLIRERILVCEVSDQSNTQPRLRRALATDEGGRGLYIIAQLTSRWGSRYGARGKTIWTEQPLP